The following are encoded in a window of Sinorhizobium sojae CCBAU 05684 genomic DNA:
- a CDS encoding MBL fold metallo-hydrolase, which translates to MQGPDFDLDFKPAHGEAVPVADDVQRITVNNPGPFTFHGTNTYIVGRGSVAVIDPGPENEAHFQALMAALKGREVTHIAVSHTHRDHSPLARRLKEATGATIVGEGPHRAARPLHEGETNPFAESSDMDFAPDIALADGAGVEGDGWSLTAVATPGHTANHMAFALEGTGILFSADHVMAWATSIVAPPDGAMADYMVSLNKLLDRQDGLYLPGHGGPVTEPASFVRALKAHRKMRERAVLERLRAGDRTIPDMVKVIYASTDPRLHGAAALSVLAHIEDLIEHGRIETEGPPSLYGEYRLT; encoded by the coding sequence ATGCAGGGCCCGGACTTCGACCTCGATTTCAAGCCTGCCCATGGCGAGGCGGTGCCGGTGGCCGACGACGTGCAGCGGATCACCGTGAACAATCCCGGCCCCTTCACCTTCCACGGCACCAATACCTATATAGTTGGCCGCGGCTCGGTCGCGGTGATCGATCCTGGGCCGGAGAACGAGGCGCATTTCCAGGCGCTGATGGCGGCGCTCAAAGGCCGAGAAGTGACGCATATCGCCGTCAGCCACACCCATCGCGACCATTCCCCCCTCGCCCGTCGGCTCAAGGAGGCGACCGGCGCCACTATCGTCGGCGAAGGGCCCCATCGGGCGGCGCGGCCCCTGCACGAAGGTGAGACCAATCCTTTTGCCGAAAGCTCCGACATGGACTTCGCGCCCGACATCGCGCTTGCCGATGGCGCGGGTGTCGAGGGTGACGGCTGGAGCCTGACCGCGGTTGCTACGCCGGGACACACCGCCAACCACATGGCTTTCGCGCTCGAGGGCACGGGCATCCTTTTCTCCGCAGATCACGTCATGGCGTGGGCGACGAGTATCGTCGCGCCGCCGGACGGTGCGATGGCCGACTATATGGTCTCGCTCAACAAGCTGCTTGACCGCCAGGACGGGCTCTACCTGCCCGGCCATGGCGGCCCCGTCACCGAACCCGCCTCCTTCGTCCGGGCGTTGAAGGCGCACAGGAAGATGCGCGAGCGCGCCGTCCTCGAACGGCTGCGCGCCGGCGACCGGACGATCCCGGACATGGTGAAGGTGATCTACGCTTCGACCGATCCCCGCCTGCACGGCGCGGCGGCACTTTCGGTGCTCGCCCATATCGAGGACCTGATAGAGCACGGCCGCATCGAAACCGAAGGCCCGCCCTCGCTGTATGGGGAATATCGGCTGACGTGA
- the rpsU gene encoding 30S ribosomal protein S21, which yields MQVTVRDNNVEQALRVLKKKMQREGIFREMRARRSYEKPSEKRTREKAEAVRRQRKLARKRLQREGLLPSPRKAARPR from the coding sequence TTGCAAGTTACGGTTCGAGACAACAACGTCGAGCAGGCCCTTCGCGTATTGAAGAAGAAGATGCAGCGCGAGGGGATCTTTCGCGAAATGCGGGCCCGGAGGAGCTATGAGAAGCCTTCCGAGAAACGGACACGTGAGAAGGCCGAGGCCGTGCGCCGGCAGCGGAAACTTGCTCGGAAAAGGCTGCAGCGCGAAGGCCTGCTGCCGAGCCCCAGGAAGGCGGCGCGCCCTAGATAG
- a CDS encoding cold-shock protein encodes MNSGTVKWFNATKGFGFIEPEDGAADVFVHISAVERAGMSTLKEGQKVSFELTQDRRTGKTSAENLRAL; translated from the coding sequence GTGAATTCTGGAACAGTAAAGTGGTTCAACGCCACGAAGGGATTTGGCTTCATTGAGCCGGAGGACGGCGCGGCTGACGTGTTCGTGCACATCTCCGCCGTCGAGCGCGCCGGCATGTCTACCCTCAAGGAAGGTCAGAAGGTCAGCTTCGAGCTTACCCAGGACCGCCGCACGGGCAAGACGTCTGCAGAAAATCTCCGAGCCCTCTGA
- the cysN gene encoding sulfate adenylyltransferase subunit CysN, translated as MTAPAVANAALDETAVALPSQEPARVARDSRPLRLITCGSVDDGKSTLIGRLLWDTKAVKEDQAASLQRDSSGKQNDLGLPDFALLLDGLQAEREQGITIDVAYRYFSTDKRSFIVADTPGHEQYTRNMATGASTADLAVLLVDARVGLLEQTRRHATIATLMGIRQFVLAVNKVDLTNYDRSRFEQISHEFKELALSLGVRQVTAIPVSALKGENVVYDGRTSMPWYDGPTLIQVLELATTRSAQTVGFRLPVQRVSRPGESFRGYQGTVAGGSVKPGDSVVILPSGMVANVTKIVTFDLVRNAAVAGDAITLVLDRQVDVSRGDMIVAIDSQPMTGLAFDAQLVALQPEGIQPGKRYWLKSGSRRQRVQVQPVSQLELKSGKWNHADELPMNAIGKVHLTFDEQAIFDTYEQNRTTGAFILIDPDTNNTVAGGMITARRATIGGIHAEEHRVIMSLPADLADQLMATEIFANRREDVDIRRVNAAKAIEVIDAIDD; from the coding sequence ATGACCGCACCGGCAGTAGCAAACGCAGCCCTGGACGAAACCGCCGTTGCCCTCCCCTCGCAGGAGCCGGCGCGAGTCGCGCGCGATTCCCGGCCGCTGCGCCTCATTACTTGCGGTAGCGTGGACGACGGCAAGTCGACGCTGATCGGCCGCCTGCTTTGGGACACCAAGGCGGTCAAGGAAGACCAGGCGGCAAGCCTTCAGCGCGATTCCAGCGGCAAGCAGAACGATCTCGGCCTGCCCGATTTCGCGCTCCTGCTCGATGGGCTGCAGGCCGAGCGCGAACAGGGCATCACCATCGACGTCGCCTATCGCTATTTCTCGACCGACAAGCGCTCCTTCATCGTGGCCGATACGCCCGGCCACGAGCAATATACCCGCAACATGGCGACCGGCGCCTCGACGGCCGACCTCGCCGTGCTGCTCGTCGATGCACGCGTCGGCCTGCTCGAGCAAACCCGCCGGCACGCGACGATCGCGACGCTGATGGGCATCCGCCAGTTCGTGCTCGCCGTCAACAAGGTCGACCTGACGAACTACGACCGGTCCCGTTTCGAGCAGATCTCGCACGAGTTCAAGGAGTTGGCGCTGTCGCTCGGCGTGCGCCAGGTGACGGCGATCCCCGTTTCGGCGCTGAAGGGCGAGAACGTCGTCTATGACGGCCGCACCTCGATGCCCTGGTATGACGGCCCGACGCTGATCCAGGTGCTGGAACTGGCGACGACCCGCTCGGCCCAGACCGTCGGCTTCCGCCTGCCGGTGCAGCGCGTGTCACGCCCGGGCGAAAGCTTTCGCGGCTATCAGGGCACGGTGGCCGGCGGCTCGGTGAAGCCCGGCGATTCGGTCGTCATCCTGCCGTCCGGCATGGTCGCCAACGTCACCAAGATCGTAACCTTCGATCTCGTGCGCAACGCAGCCGTCGCCGGTGACGCGATTACGCTCGTGCTCGACCGGCAGGTCGACGTCTCGCGCGGCGACATGATCGTCGCGATTGACAGTCAGCCGATGACCGGGCTTGCCTTCGACGCCCAGCTCGTGGCGCTGCAGCCCGAGGGTATCCAGCCGGGCAAGCGCTATTGGCTGAAATCCGGCAGCCGCCGCCAGCGGGTGCAGGTGCAGCCGGTGAGCCAGCTCGAGCTCAAGTCCGGCAAGTGGAACCACGCCGATGAGTTGCCGATGAACGCGATCGGCAAGGTGCACCTGACGTTCGACGAACAGGCGATCTTCGACACCTACGAGCAGAACCGCACGACCGGTGCCTTCATCCTGATCGACCCGGACACCAACAATACGGTGGCCGGCGGCATGATCACCGCAAGGCGCGCGACGATCGGCGGCATCCATGCCGAGGAACACCGTGTCATTATGTCTCTGCCGGCCGACCTCGCCGACCAGCTGATGGCTACGGAAATCTTCGCCAACCGCCGCGAGGACGTCGATATCCGCCGCGTCAACGCCGCCAAGGCGATCGAGGTGATCGACGCCATCGATGATTAA
- the cysD gene encoding sulfate adenylyltransferase subunit CysD — translation MPHTHPETELHNPQSTKPPLDPHLKALENEAIHIFREVAAEFERPVMLYSIGKDSSVLLHLARKAFYPGRVPFPLLHVDTGWKFREMIAFRDAMVEKYDLDLVVHTNPRGAAENITPFTHGSALYTDIMKTEALRQALDAGQYDAAFGGARRDEEASRAKERIYSFRTPDHRWDPRNQRPELWNLYNGMIRRGESVRAFPLSNWTEVDIWRYIQAEEIPIVPLYFAEKRPIVERDGMMILAEDPRLELLPGEAKREEVIRFRTLGCFPLTGAIRSSATTLDDIISELETATVSERQGRAIDRDQAGSMEKKKREGYF, via the coding sequence ATGCCCCATACCCATCCGGAAACGGAATTGCACAACCCTCAGAGCACCAAGCCGCCGCTCGACCCACATCTGAAGGCGCTGGAAAACGAAGCGATCCACATCTTCCGTGAGGTCGCCGCCGAATTCGAGCGCCCGGTGATGCTCTATTCGATCGGCAAGGATTCTTCCGTGCTCCTGCACCTGGCGCGCAAGGCCTTCTATCCCGGCCGCGTGCCCTTCCCGCTGCTGCATGTCGACACCGGCTGGAAGTTCCGCGAGATGATCGCGTTCCGCGACGCGATGGTGGAGAAGTACGACCTCGACCTCGTCGTCCACACGAATCCGCGCGGAGCGGCGGAGAACATCACGCCGTTCACGCATGGTTCGGCGCTCTATACCGACATCATGAAGACCGAGGCCCTACGCCAGGCACTCGATGCCGGCCAGTATGACGCCGCCTTTGGTGGCGCGCGCCGCGACGAGGAAGCAAGCCGCGCCAAGGAGCGCATCTATTCCTTCCGCACACCGGACCACCGCTGGGATCCTCGCAACCAGCGCCCGGAACTCTGGAACCTCTATAACGGCATGATCCGCCGGGGCGAGAGCGTGCGCGCCTTTCCGCTCTCCAACTGGACCGAGGTCGACATCTGGCGCTACATCCAGGCGGAAGAAATCCCGATCGTGCCGCTTTATTTCGCCGAGAAGCGGCCGATCGTCGAGCGTGACGGCATGATGATCCTCGCCGAGGATCCGCGCCTCGAACTGCTTCCGGGCGAGGCCAAGCGCGAAGAGGTCATCCGCTTCCGCACGCTCGGCTGCTTCCCGCTCACGGGCGCGATCCGCTCCAGCGCGACGACGCTCGACGACATCATTTCCGAACTTGAAACCGCGACCGTCTCCGAACGCCAGGGCCGCGCGATCGACCGCGACCAGGCCGGCTCGATGGAAAAGAAGAAACGCGAAGGATATTTCTGA